A portion of the Cystobacter ferrugineus genome contains these proteins:
- a CDS encoding ATP-binding protein, producing the protein MNRVRVEWVAAAFGLLTGVTMVYVPYEFGTSIFRLIYPYIRLMGASFMVGSATMLVALLYPSWPAWIGGVGRALFMGTLTLYWWKATVLGGVVTGVIVYPAMGVFLLVESLPRWRSQGLFTGFLLTTSLAFGAFILVDPSWLGPGFYPVYRPVARPLGALFLVGGALLGVGWWRSNTRLERGAVGMLTVLFGQLALVAGYRGTWTGMQLYFVMTLGGGLMLFLRRRPEMSSVGWRLFRGVALVSVLPILAVGALASVFAQKAIERELRDKARQTVATEVARLEQTMTMARFLLLGQAGDPVLLAMLRERNEEALRSRLRLLEFQPGPFDAAWVLDGAGRALSSPSLPTDAGRDFAFRDYFQGARTPGEVYLSRPFLGVNQMPMVAFSTPAVLAEGRRDILVGGMALPRMGRDHTPATRDYLVEIFDRRGGELLRATNLGGVLTRAPVMSILDGATLATTEGITEAVDASGRRLLVAHAQVPGTPWTVSVTAPLRQAFAAVTRLSAIVVLLALAAGAVALLLSRWVGRDVAQRLTALRDGFAVLGTPGLDQPVPTRGNDELAQLTEGFNEMAARIERTQKELREAIASRDQFMSIASHELRTPLTPLKATIELLLRQCRTGQELSPERLRGTLERLRRQVDRLTRLIGDMLDVSRLQAGRFSLRRTPMDLSALSREVVDRIAHARGELTAPISLELPEEPLVGVWDEQRLDQLLTNLVENAVRYSRPDKPIHVRVRPRDDGVLMEVEDQGIGVPTENLPHLFEPFYRAQNASSHHAGGLGLGLAICREIVERHGGRIHAESQGPGHGTRFSVFLPSQDVTDRVAGT; encoded by the coding sequence TTGAACCGGGTTCGAGTCGAGTGGGTCGCCGCCGCCTTCGGGCTGCTGACCGGCGTCACGATGGTCTACGTGCCCTACGAGTTCGGCACGAGCATCTTCCGTCTCATCTATCCGTATATCCGGCTGATGGGGGCCTCCTTCATGGTGGGCTCGGCGACGATGCTCGTCGCCCTGCTCTATCCCTCCTGGCCCGCGTGGATCGGCGGCGTCGGACGCGCGCTGTTCATGGGGACGCTCACCCTGTACTGGTGGAAGGCCACGGTGCTGGGGGGAGTCGTGACGGGCGTGATCGTCTACCCCGCGATGGGGGTGTTCCTCCTCGTCGAGAGCCTGCCCCGTTGGCGCTCTCAAGGACTGTTCACCGGGTTCCTCCTGACGACCTCGCTGGCCTTCGGGGCGTTCATCCTCGTGGATCCCTCCTGGCTCGGACCGGGCTTCTATCCCGTCTACCGCCCGGTGGCCCGGCCCCTGGGCGCGCTCTTCCTCGTGGGAGGCGCCCTGCTGGGCGTGGGGTGGTGGCGCTCGAACACGAGGCTCGAGCGCGGCGCCGTGGGGATGTTGACCGTCCTCTTCGGCCAGCTAGCGCTCGTCGCGGGCTACCGCGGCACCTGGACGGGGATGCAGCTCTACTTCGTCATGACCCTGGGCGGCGGGCTGATGCTCTTCCTGCGCCGGCGGCCCGAGATGTCCAGCGTGGGCTGGCGGCTGTTCCGCGGGGTGGCGCTCGTGTCGGTGTTGCCCATCCTCGCCGTGGGCGCCCTGGCCTCGGTCTTCGCGCAAAAGGCCATCGAGCGCGAGCTGCGGGACAAGGCGCGGCAGACCGTGGCGACCGAGGTCGCCCGGCTGGAGCAGACCATGACCATGGCGCGCTTCCTGTTGCTCGGCCAGGCGGGGGATCCCGTCCTGCTGGCCATGCTGCGCGAGCGGAATGAAGAAGCGCTGCGGTCGCGGCTGCGGCTGCTGGAGTTCCAGCCCGGTCCCTTCGATGCGGCCTGGGTGCTCGATGGCGCGGGTCGAGCCCTGAGCTCTCCCTCACTGCCGACCGACGCGGGGCGCGACTTCGCCTTCCGCGACTACTTCCAGGGGGCACGGACCCCGGGCGAGGTCTACCTGTCCCGCCCGTTCCTCGGTGTGAACCAGATGCCCATGGTGGCCTTCTCCACGCCCGCGGTGCTCGCCGAGGGCCGGCGGGACATCCTGGTGGGGGGCATGGCCCTGCCACGCATGGGACGGGATCACACTCCCGCCACGCGCGACTACCTCGTGGAGATCTTCGACCGCCGCGGGGGCGAGCTGCTGCGCGCCACGAACCTGGGCGGCGTCCTCACCCGCGCGCCCGTGATGTCCATCCTCGATGGCGCCACGCTCGCCACCACCGAGGGCATCACCGAGGCGGTGGATGCCTCGGGCCGCAGGCTGCTCGTCGCCCATGCCCAGGTGCCGGGCACGCCGTGGACCGTGTCGGTGACCGCGCCCCTGCGCCAGGCCTTCGCGGCCGTGACGCGGCTGAGCGCCATCGTGGTGCTGCTCGCGCTGGCCGCCGGCGCGGTGGCGCTCCTGCTGTCGCGCTGGGTGGGGCGGGACGTGGCGCAACGCCTCACGGCGCTCCGGGACGGCTTCGCGGTGCTCGGCACGCCGGGGCTCGACCAGCCCGTTCCCACCCGGGGAAACGACGAGCTGGCACAGCTCACCGAGGGCTTCAACGAGATGGCGGCCCGGATCGAACGCACCCAGAAGGAGCTGCGCGAGGCCATCGCCAGCCGCGATCAGTTCATGTCCATCGCCAGCCACGAGCTGCGCACGCCCCTGACCCCGCTCAAGGCCACCATCGAGCTGCTCTTGCGCCAGTGCCGCACGGGCCAGGAGCTGTCCCCCGAGCGGCTGCGCGGCACGCTCGAGCGGCTGCGGCGCCAGGTGGACCGGCTCACCCGGCTCATCGGGGACATGCTGGACGTGTCGCGGCTCCAGGCCGGGCGCTTCTCGTTGCGCCGGACTCCCATGGACCTGAGCGCCCTGTCGCGCGAGGTCGTCGACCGTATCGCGCACGCGCGCGGCGAACTCACCGCGCCCATCTCCCTCGAGCTGCCAGAAGAACCCCTGGTGGGCGTCTGGGACGAGCAGCGCCTGGATCAACTCCTCACCAACCTGGTGGAGAACGCGGTGCGCTACTCGCGGCCCGACAAGCCCATCCACGTGCGCGTGCGCCCTCGAGACGATGGGGTGCTCATGGAGGTGGAGGATCAAGGCATTGGCGTTCCCACCGAGAACCTGCCCCACCTCTTCGAGCCCTTCTACCGGGCCCAGAACGCCTCCTCGCACCACGCCGGAGGACTGGGACTGGGGCTGGCCATCTGCCGGGAAATCGTCGAGCGCCATGGGGGCCGCATCCACGCGGAGAGCCAGGGCCCCGGCCACGGCACGCGCTTCTCGGTGTTCCTCCCCAGCCAGGACGTGACGGATCGGGTTGCTGGCACGTGA
- a CDS encoding YbhB/YbcL family Raf kinase inhibitor-like protein — MEIGHTLRALLTGVPHLLLGGRSSVRAGAERLASSRLGVRGLPVIIPMDSVAFNHGGPIPSRYTAEGDSLTPPLVWRDVPEGTRSLVLIAEDPDAPTPQPFVHWIALMPPEARSLGILLSKEQASVVETGRTTLLRTGWVGCAPPRGDTPHHYHFQLFAMDRELHHLGSRPGRSALLREMKGHVLGFGELVGTYQRGPLH; from the coding sequence ATGGAAATCGGTCATACGCTTCGGGCTTTGCTGACGGGAGTTCCCCATCTCCTCCTCGGAGGCCGCTCGTCGGTCAGGGCGGGAGCCGAGCGGCTCGCGTCCTCCCGGCTCGGTGTGCGAGGGCTGCCGGTGATCATCCCCATGGATTCCGTGGCCTTCAACCATGGCGGACCCATTCCCAGCCGGTACACCGCGGAGGGAGACAGCCTCACCCCGCCCCTGGTGTGGCGGGACGTGCCCGAGGGGACGCGCTCGCTCGTCCTCATCGCCGAGGATCCCGACGCACCCACGCCCCAGCCCTTCGTGCATTGGATCGCCCTGATGCCCCCGGAGGCCCGCAGCCTGGGCATCCTGCTGAGCAAGGAGCAGGCGTCGGTGGTCGAGACGGGTCGCACGACGCTGCTGCGCACTGGCTGGGTGGGCTGCGCGCCGCCCCGGGGCGACACTCCGCACCACTACCACTTCCAGCTCTTCGCCATGGACCGTGAGCTCCATCACCTCGGCTCGCGCCCGGGACGCTCCGCGCTCCTGCGCGAGATGAAGGGCCACGTGCTGGGCTTTGGTGAACTGGTGGGCACCTATCAACGCGGCCCGCTCCACTGA
- a CDS encoding vWA domain-containing protein: protein MPSSKPNPLSRWGGAALALSLVSGCSTSSSSAPPAIRGKEAVQQEEALAPSPPPPSSLESRQEVAVAPASKKVEPHEVLPMRLEPRAPRPQKDVEAAPAEMAEGEADDAAAPATAGVSASAGAPIAYQAPPAAARMEMKREAKPAPRKLTTQWYDRAPEPVSPGNTFAEQTPNAFTETAADRLSTFSVDVDTASYTVARRYLTQGSLPPGAAVRVEEFVNYFKYRYAPPEEGAFRVHLEGAPSPFSPGRHFVRVGIQGKVVSRSQRKPAHLVFLVDTSGSMSQPDKLPLAKEAMKIAVKNLNENDTVALVTYAGSTRDVLPPTPATDLERIYKAIDSLESGGGTAMGSGMEMAYKHAVKKASARVVSRVVVLTDGDANIGPNLSADTMLRGIEGYVKEGVTLSAIGFGMGNYRDDLMEKLADKGNGNCFYIDSHKEARKVFEQQLTGTLEVIAKDVKVQVEFDPKVVRRYRLVGYENRNIADQDFREDKVDAGEIGAGHSVTAIYEVELTQPQASLGTVRIRAKTPSGTEAAEQAFPFEPKMMRPSLDAASADFRFALAVAATADVLRGSPSAKEWSLAAVQKLAEGSTEGQSDRVEFTRLVTQARGLLGATARDAR, encoded by the coding sequence ATGCCCTCGTCCAAGCCCAACCCCTTGAGCCGTTGGGGAGGCGCCGCCCTTGCCCTGAGCCTCGTTTCCGGATGCAGCACGTCCTCCAGCTCCGCCCCCCCGGCCATCCGGGGCAAGGAGGCCGTGCAGCAGGAAGAAGCCCTCGCCCCAAGCCCCCCTCCCCCCTCCTCGCTCGAGTCCCGGCAGGAGGTCGCGGTGGCACCCGCCAGCAAGAAGGTCGAGCCGCACGAGGTCCTCCCCATGCGCCTCGAGCCCCGTGCGCCCAGGCCCCAGAAGGACGTCGAGGCGGCGCCCGCCGAGATGGCGGAAGGCGAGGCCGACGACGCCGCCGCTCCGGCGACCGCGGGAGTCAGCGCGTCCGCCGGGGCGCCCATCGCCTACCAGGCGCCCCCCGCCGCCGCCAGGATGGAGATGAAGCGCGAGGCGAAACCGGCTCCCCGGAAGCTGACCACTCAATGGTACGACCGCGCACCCGAGCCCGTGTCGCCAGGCAACACCTTCGCCGAGCAAACGCCCAACGCCTTCACCGAGACCGCCGCGGACAGGCTCTCCACCTTCTCGGTGGACGTGGACACGGCCTCGTACACGGTGGCCCGCCGCTATCTCACCCAGGGCTCGCTCCCCCCGGGCGCGGCGGTGCGGGTGGAGGAGTTCGTCAACTACTTCAAGTACCGCTACGCCCCTCCCGAGGAGGGCGCCTTCCGCGTGCACCTGGAGGGCGCGCCCTCCCCCTTCTCCCCGGGCCGGCACTTCGTGCGCGTGGGCATCCAGGGCAAGGTCGTCTCGCGCTCGCAGCGCAAGCCCGCGCACCTCGTCTTCCTCGTGGACACCAGTGGCTCCATGAGCCAGCCGGACAAGCTGCCGCTGGCCAAGGAGGCGATGAAGATCGCGGTGAAGAACCTCAACGAGAACGACACCGTGGCGCTCGTCACCTACGCGGGCAGCACCCGGGACGTGCTGCCGCCCACCCCGGCGACGGACCTGGAGCGCATCTACAAGGCCATCGACTCGCTGGAGTCCGGAGGCGGCACCGCCATGGGCTCGGGCATGGAGATGGCCTACAAGCACGCGGTGAAGAAGGCCTCGGCGCGCGTGGTGTCGCGCGTGGTGGTGCTCACGGATGGCGACGCCAACATCGGCCCCAACCTCTCCGCGGACACCATGCTGCGCGGCATCGAGGGCTACGTGAAGGAAGGCGTCACCCTGTCCGCCATCGGCTTCGGCATGGGCAACTACCGGGATGACCTCATGGAGAAGCTGGCCGACAAGGGCAACGGCAACTGCTTCTACATCGACAGCCACAAGGAAGCGCGCAAGGTCTTCGAGCAGCAGCTCACCGGCACCCTGGAGGTCATCGCCAAGGACGTGAAGGTGCAGGTGGAGTTCGATCCGAAGGTGGTGCGCCGCTACCGGTTGGTGGGCTACGAGAACCGGAACATCGCCGACCAGGACTTCCGCGAGGACAAGGTGGACGCGGGCGAGATTGGCGCCGGCCACAGCGTCACCGCGATCTACGAGGTGGAGCTCACCCAGCCCCAGGCGTCCCTCGGCACGGTGCGCATCCGCGCGAAGACGCCCTCCGGCACCGAGGCCGCCGAACAGGCCTTCCCCTTCGAGCCGAAGATGATGCGCCCCTCGCTCGACGCGGCCTCCGCCGACTTCCGCTTCGCCCTGGCGGTGGCGGCCACCGCGGACGTGCTCCGGGGCAGTCCGAGCGCCAAGGAGTGGAGCCTCGCCGCGGTACAGAAGCTCGCCGAGGGCTCCACCGAGGGACAGTCGGACCGGGTGGAATTCACCCGGCTCGTCACCCAGGCGCGTGGACTGCTCGGCGCCACGGCCCGCGACGCCCGCTAA
- a CDS encoding heparan-alpha-glucosaminide N-acetyltransferase domain-containing protein, translating to MSPPHALERVRAIDWLRGLAVLLMIQCHAFVLLRPELRTSPAARELLRVDGVVAPAFLFSAGFALALLLVRSTASGKRGERLGRNLRRILQVLGAATLVNWMWFPLFREPRWLVRLDILHCVGLSLLLLLGVGAGLASRPRVLRGVTLALAFITFFLSPLGEAVSGPWAFLLNKSTGAVFPLLPWLGFAWLGAYAGAVTGEQGRSGLVRALLLLIGLGLAGSYAAEPLKALYPDHHFYVTNPSNAAERWLWVCIALLVLVALESRLGSESAPSRVRRFVESFGSSSLSAYVIHLGLLYFHVFGFSFEVVWGNRCGWGLYALLTGLLILLTYALCQGLDLVRDLPPRRLLSRATREGREQEFARPR from the coding sequence ATGAGCCCTCCGCATGCCCTGGAGCGGGTGCGCGCCATCGACTGGCTGCGCGGACTCGCCGTGCTGTTGATGATCCAATGCCATGCGTTCGTGCTGCTGCGGCCGGAGCTGCGCACGAGCCCGGCGGCGAGGGAGCTGCTCCGGGTGGACGGCGTGGTGGCCCCGGCCTTCCTCTTCTCCGCGGGCTTCGCGCTCGCGCTGCTGCTGGTGCGCAGCACCGCGAGTGGCAAGCGCGGCGAGCGGCTCGGGCGCAACCTGCGGCGGATCCTCCAGGTGCTCGGCGCGGCCACGCTCGTCAACTGGATGTGGTTTCCCCTGTTCCGTGAACCCCGGTGGCTCGTGCGCCTGGACATCCTGCACTGCGTGGGATTGTCGCTGTTGCTCCTGCTGGGCGTCGGCGCGGGCCTGGCCTCGCGGCCCCGGGTGCTGCGCGGGGTAACCCTGGCCCTGGCGTTCATCACCTTCTTCCTCTCGCCCCTGGGTGAGGCCGTGAGCGGGCCCTGGGCCTTCCTGCTCAACAAGTCCACCGGGGCGGTGTTCCCCTTGTTGCCCTGGCTCGGCTTCGCCTGGCTCGGCGCGTACGCGGGGGCCGTCACCGGAGAGCAGGGCCGCTCGGGACTCGTGAGGGCCCTGCTGTTGCTCATCGGGCTCGGGCTCGCCGGCTCGTACGCCGCGGAGCCCCTCAAGGCCCTCTACCCGGACCACCACTTCTACGTCACCAACCCCTCCAACGCGGCCGAGCGCTGGCTGTGGGTGTGCATCGCGCTGCTCGTGCTGGTGGCGCTGGAGTCACGCCTGGGCTCGGAGAGCGCCCCCTCGCGGGTCCGCCGCTTCGTGGAGTCGTTCGGCTCCTCCTCCCTGTCCGCGTACGTCATCCACCTGGGGCTGCTCTACTTCCACGTCTTCGGCTTCAGCTTCGAGGTGGTGTGGGGCAACCGCTGCGGGTGGGGACTGTATGCCCTGCTGACGGGGCTGCTCATCCTGCTGACGTACGCGCTGTGCCAGGGCCTGGACCTCGTGCGAGACCTCCCGCCGCGGCGGCTCCTCTCCCGAGCCACCCGGGAAGGTCGCGAGCAAGAATTCGCACGACCCCGTTAG
- a CDS encoding DUF3105 domain-containing protein, producing MSPPLRLVHLLLWIPLFACGPSLPDDAECAPHDFPLAPAPASTQHVSCSSTQCGDGLNPPTSGPHCANTLSCRAYDTEPNRCMWVHNLEHGHAVFLYNCPEGCPEIVATLTELQKEARVGSNGVVRALVAPDSRIPTRVAALLWRRSWSADAPDPAALRCLLRLQDQGAPEPELPCLP from the coding sequence ATGTCGCCGCCCCTTCGCCTCGTACACCTCCTGTTGTGGATTCCCCTCTTCGCGTGCGGCCCGAGTCTTCCCGACGACGCGGAGTGTGCACCTCATGACTTTCCGCTCGCCCCCGCCCCCGCGAGCACCCAGCACGTGTCCTGCTCGAGCACCCAGTGCGGGGACGGGCTGAACCCGCCCACCAGCGGGCCGCATTGCGCGAACACCCTGAGCTGCCGGGCGTACGACACCGAGCCCAACCGGTGCATGTGGGTGCACAACCTGGAGCACGGGCACGCCGTCTTCCTCTACAACTGCCCCGAGGGCTGCCCCGAGATCGTCGCCACGCTGACGGAGCTCCAGAAGGAGGCGCGCGTGGGAAGCAACGGCGTGGTGCGTGCCCTCGTCGCGCCGGACTCGCGCATCCCCACGCGCGTGGCCGCCCTGCTGTGGCGGCGCTCCTGGAGCGCGGACGCGCCCGACCCCGCGGCCCTGCGCTGCCTGCTGCGCCTGCAGGATCAGGGCGCCCCCGAACCCGAGCTGCCCTGCCTTCCATGA
- a CDS encoding M2 family metallopeptidase encodes MAVPLAASAGCTSSAHGLTAAASEPAPGATPATVPPQSATTQADEAPLTAEDARQFATRVNDELKRLWVKQATAEWIKATYITDDTERNAASVNEEVMAYLSQAIQQAARFKDVKGLDAESARVLRLLRLSSTLPAPNEPAQRAELASIAAKLEGLYGKGKYCGKDGKGACKDLGELSDVMADSRDYNTLLEAWVGWHAISQPMRPLYERLVTLSNAGAREIGFQDLGALWRSNYDMPPEAFEQEAQRLWGQVKPLYDDLHCYVRARLAKQYGEDKVPAGKAIPAHLLGNMWAQEWNNIYGLVEPYKGQPSLDVDAELKKQKYDAIRMVKLGEGFFTSLGLKPLPETFWQNSQFTKPRDREVVCHASAWDVTYNNDLRIKMCIKPTEEDLVTIHHELGHDYYYTYYYKLPVLFQQGANDGFHEAIGDAITLSITPGYLKQVGLLKDVPQGDKGLINLQMKDAMEKVAFLPFGLLVDQWRWEVFSGRVKPTDYNASWWALREKYQGVRAPVERSEKDFDAGAKYHVPANVPYTRYFLARILQFQFHRALCQAAGHQGPLHECSIYGNKEAGKRLQAMLELGASKPWPEALAALTGQQEMDASAMLEYFTPLRRWLQEQNKGQQCGW; translated from the coding sequence ATGGCCGTGCCGCTCGCCGCCTCCGCTGGCTGCACGTCCTCGGCGCATGGCCTCACGGCCGCGGCCTCCGAGCCCGCTCCCGGCGCGACCCCCGCGACGGTTCCCCCCCAGTCCGCCACGACGCAGGCCGACGAGGCGCCCCTCACCGCGGAGGACGCGCGCCAGTTCGCCACCCGCGTGAATGACGAGCTCAAGCGCTTGTGGGTGAAGCAGGCCACGGCCGAGTGGATCAAGGCCACCTACATCACCGACGACACGGAGCGCAACGCGGCCAGCGTCAACGAGGAGGTGATGGCCTACCTCAGCCAGGCCATCCAGCAGGCCGCGCGCTTCAAGGACGTGAAGGGGCTGGATGCCGAGTCCGCGCGCGTGCTGCGGCTGCTGCGGCTGTCCTCCACGCTGCCCGCGCCGAACGAGCCGGCGCAGCGCGCGGAGCTGGCGTCGATCGCCGCGAAGCTCGAGGGCCTCTATGGCAAGGGCAAGTATTGCGGCAAGGATGGCAAGGGGGCTTGCAAGGACCTGGGCGAGCTGTCCGATGTCATGGCCGACAGCCGCGACTACAACACGCTGCTGGAGGCGTGGGTGGGCTGGCACGCCATCTCCCAGCCCATGCGTCCGCTCTATGAGCGCCTGGTGACGCTGTCCAACGCGGGGGCCCGGGAGATTGGCTTCCAGGACCTGGGAGCGCTCTGGCGCTCGAACTACGACATGCCGCCCGAGGCTTTCGAGCAGGAGGCCCAGCGGCTGTGGGGGCAGGTCAAGCCGCTCTATGACGATCTGCACTGCTACGTACGCGCCCGCCTGGCCAAGCAGTACGGCGAGGACAAGGTGCCCGCGGGCAAGGCCATTCCCGCGCACCTGTTGGGCAACATGTGGGCGCAGGAGTGGAACAACATCTACGGCCTCGTGGAGCCCTACAAGGGCCAGCCCAGCCTGGACGTGGACGCCGAGCTGAAGAAGCAGAAGTACGACGCCATCCGCATGGTGAAGCTGGGCGAGGGGTTCTTCACCTCGCTGGGCCTCAAGCCCCTGCCGGAGACGTTCTGGCAGAACTCGCAGTTCACCAAGCCCCGGGATCGCGAGGTGGTGTGCCATGCCAGCGCGTGGGACGTCACCTACAACAACGACTTGCGCATCAAGATGTGCATCAAGCCCACCGAGGAGGACCTGGTCACCATCCACCACGAGCTGGGGCACGACTACTACTACACGTATTACTACAAGCTGCCGGTGCTCTTTCAGCAGGGCGCCAATGATGGCTTTCACGAGGCCATTGGCGATGCCATCACCCTGTCCATCACCCCGGGCTATCTCAAACAGGTGGGCCTGTTGAAGGACGTGCCCCAGGGGGACAAGGGCCTCATCAACCTGCAGATGAAGGACGCGATGGAGAAGGTGGCCTTCCTGCCCTTCGGCCTGCTGGTGGACCAGTGGCGCTGGGAGGTGTTCTCCGGGCGGGTGAAGCCGACGGACTACAACGCCTCCTGGTGGGCGCTGCGCGAGAAGTATCAGGGCGTGCGCGCGCCGGTGGAGCGCTCGGAGAAGGACTTCGACGCGGGCGCCAAGTACCACGTCCCCGCCAACGTGCCCTACACGCGCTACTTCCTGGCGCGCATCCTCCAATTCCAGTTCCACCGCGCGCTCTGCCAGGCCGCCGGCCACCAGGGCCCGCTGCACGAGTGCTCCATCTACGGCAACAAGGAGGCTGGCAAACGGCTCCAGGCCATGCTGGAGCTGGGCGCGAGCAAGCCCTGGCCCGAGGCGCTCGCGGCGCTCACCGGTCAGCAGGAGATGGATGCTTCGGCCATGCTGGAATACTTCACTCCGCTGCGTCGCTGGCTGCAGGAACAGAACAAGGGACAACAGTGCGGTTGGTAA
- a CDS encoding cold-shock protein: MATGTVKWFNDAKGFGFITQDGGGEDVFCHHTAIQVDGFRTLAEGQQVEFEVTRGPKGLQAQNVRPL; the protein is encoded by the coding sequence ATGGCGACTGGTACCGTGAAGTGGTTCAACGATGCGAAGGGCTTTGGATTCATCACGCAGGACGGCGGTGGCGAGGACGTGTTCTGCCACCACACCGCCATCCAGGTGGATGGGTTCCGCACCCTGGCCGAGGGCCAGCAGGTGGAGTTCGAGGTGACCCGCGGCCCCAAGGGCTTGCAGGCGCAGAACGTTCGCCCGCTGTGA
- a CDS encoding TetR/AcrR family transcriptional regulator — protein sequence MRRTERKVAGAAVLQADVTAAITRALFRELAKTGYAALSIEAVAKRAGVGKAAIYRRWPSKLEMVSELLAEVGIDLIDIPDTGSLRGDVAALLEQTRALLRRPLITRILPDMHAEMRRTPALSSAVRTGIQQGRRARAQELLRRAMDRGELSPDLDVELALDLLGAPLYWRVIVTGQATPPDYLERLTAMTLGGLRALSEQAAARKR from the coding sequence ATGAGAAGAACGGAGAGGAAGGTGGCCGGAGCGGCGGTGCTCCAGGCCGACGTCACCGCCGCCATCACCCGCGCGCTGTTCCGCGAGCTGGCGAAGACGGGGTATGCCGCGCTGAGCATCGAGGCGGTGGCCAAGCGCGCCGGGGTGGGCAAGGCGGCCATCTACCGGCGCTGGCCCTCGAAGCTGGAGATGGTGTCGGAGCTGCTCGCCGAGGTAGGCATCGATCTGATCGACATACCGGACACGGGGTCGCTGCGCGGCGACGTCGCGGCCCTCCTCGAGCAGACCCGGGCCCTGCTGCGCCGGCCCTTGATCACGCGCATCCTGCCGGACATGCACGCGGAGATGAGACGCACACCGGCGCTCTCCTCGGCGGTGCGCACGGGAATCCAACAGGGACGGCGCGCCCGGGCCCAGGAGCTGTTGCGCCGGGCCATGGACCGGGGCGAGCTGTCACCCGACCTCGATGTCGAGCTCGCCCTGGATCTGCTCGGCGCCCCGCTCTATTGGCGGGTGATCGTGACGGGGCAAGCCACGCCGCCGGACTACCTCGAGCGGCTCACCGCCATGACCCTCGGCGGCCTGCGCGCGCTCTCCGAGCAGGCCGCCGCCAGGAAGCGCTAG
- a CDS encoding nuclear transport factor 2 family protein, whose translation MLMSHQEDTLQNPNIRLFVSGYRALLSGNAEGFVDMWAEDGSIEFPYAPPGFPQRLDGKEAIRGHLRKFPEMLHFDRFSDPVFHQSQDPRVLVAEFSCEGRAVATGRPYNQQYISVVEFRDGRIVKYRDYWNPVIALRAMAIPLDTQEG comes from the coding sequence ATGTTGATGAGTCACCAGGAAGACACGCTCCAGAACCCCAACATCCGGCTGTTCGTGTCGGGATACCGGGCCCTGCTCAGCGGGAATGCCGAGGGCTTCGTGGACATGTGGGCCGAGGACGGCTCGATCGAGTTCCCCTATGCCCCCCCGGGGTTCCCCCAGCGGCTCGACGGCAAGGAGGCCATCCGCGGGCACCTGCGGAAGTTCCCCGAGATGCTGCACTTCGACCGCTTCAGCGATCCGGTCTTCCATCAGTCCCAGGATCCGCGGGTGCTCGTCGCGGAGTTCTCCTGCGAGGGGCGCGCCGTGGCCACCGGCAGGCCGTACAACCAGCAGTACATCTCGGTGGTCGAGTTCCGGGATGGGCGGATCGTGAAGTACCGGGACTACTGGAACCCGGTGATCGCGCTGCGGGCCATGGCCATCCCCCTGGATACCCAGGAGGGCTGA
- a CDS encoding ergot alkaloid biosynthesis protein: MSKPGILVTGGTGKTGGRVVRRLKELGWPVRLASRSGSAPEGVEAVRFDWNQPEGHARALEGVERVYLVAPVGDTDPLPIMSAFVERARAAGVRRFVLLSASSLPEGGPAMGGVHRLLRETAPEWTVLRPSWFMQNFSEGQHQATLRDEGALYSATGEGRVPFIDADDIAEVGVRALIDEKAHNTAHLITGPRALTYGEAADIIGAALGRPMRHVNLSEAELAERWSRLGLTRDYAALLASMDGAIARGAEDRTTATVEQVTGRPPRDLVDFARASVSAWRKRG, translated from the coding sequence ATGAGCAAGCCTGGGATTCTCGTGACGGGTGGTACGGGCAAGACGGGTGGCCGCGTGGTGAGGCGGCTGAAGGAGCTGGGTTGGCCGGTGCGTCTGGCCAGCCGCTCGGGGAGCGCGCCCGAGGGAGTGGAAGCCGTGCGCTTCGACTGGAACCAACCGGAGGGCCACGCCCGCGCGCTGGAGGGCGTGGAGCGCGTCTATCTGGTCGCGCCGGTGGGAGACACGGATCCGCTGCCGATCATGTCCGCGTTCGTCGAGCGGGCGCGCGCGGCGGGGGTGCGCCGGTTCGTGCTGCTCAGCGCCTCGTCGTTGCCGGAGGGCGGACCGGCCATGGGGGGCGTGCACCGGTTGCTGCGCGAGACCGCGCCGGAGTGGACCGTGCTGCGCCCCTCGTGGTTCATGCAGAACTTCTCCGAGGGACAGCACCAGGCCACCCTGCGGGATGAAGGGGCGCTGTACTCGGCGACGGGCGAGGGGCGCGTGCCCTTCATCGACGCCGACGACATCGCGGAGGTGGGGGTCCGGGCGCTCATCGACGAGAAGGCGCACAACACGGCGCACCTGATCACGGGGCCTCGCGCGCTGACGTACGGGGAAGCGGCGGACATCATCGGTGCCGCGCTGGGCCGGCCCATGCGCCACGTCAACCTGTCGGAAGCGGAGCTCGCCGAGCGCTGGAGCCGCCTGGGACTGACGCGGGACTACGCCGCGCTGCTGGCGTCCATGGATGGAGCCATCGCCCGCGGGGCGGAGGATCGGACGACCGCCACCGTCGAGCAGGTGACGGGGCGGCCTCCGAGGGATCTGGTGGACTTCGCCCGGGCCTCGGTGTCGGCCTGGCGCAAGCGGGGATGA